One genomic window of Deinococcus sp. QL22 includes the following:
- a CDS encoding PD-(D/E)XK nuclease family protein produces MTRLLLTHPYPSVLRAAVAARFVPHLQVVVPNVQAGRDLRGALRGAGQAVTLTQVAREALRTAGWTLLSPGARDAFFRQILADVPLSYLEPLQLRGGTLRSLQRLMGELMRSNVQPDALLRVAAPGREQDVAQTYAALLARCEATKTYDSAGSEFFAARLTASLLPARPTLVYGFAYFDAAQVALLDRLLAPGSLITLPFTAGVRGLGRTQATLEALTRLGFEVTPLDGPARLTGDQVMAAYVGAHAAPTSLHKETFPDIESEVRACLRQVRDWVAKGTAPERLAVIVRSEQTYLGTLMDVAREYGLPLVSGQQVPLLHTPLGGLIQAWVEAHTKEWRYSAVRRLLSHPLLALSFDALARGRALQPGCPAGLTAWHPDLGWLEVPEETTWRGGLGLLQRLMAELGVLARCKNDPALNVALSLLLDRLQAESRWEGSCSQGAVLNLIEHALETVTVPVLLGRSGVRVATPLAALGRQFDYVWVLGLADTLFPARTVDHPLIDSVIRARWTEQGVTVPDASTLASVEEALFLGAVAGAGIDLVVSRPRRGADGRELRPSRFWSRLGDVNPAERASPLGSESERHLALALQGGRLPDGLDIKVAVERDRDAGLPGAHAGQLQTPVAVSGWRWSPTQLHSAGACRYRWFAQKLLRLDEPTDPDQGEDRRVVGTLLHAALEGALQGEAPSDTTADRVRRAETALTRQDRLSRASGELRPGPLWPVVREEIRRTAVRAVQSSSFVPEGWRPLHLEARREFEVQAGPHTFSLVGVIDRVDQTPDGLTVTDYKTGSYVSKVVHGGVMNLEIQLPLYMAATGATGGRYLSIEQGRPLPPGAGPGAEGPRKKYSWGEHQTRVTDFLVGLGDALTRGDVAPSPDDKREACAYCNLKPVCRDRGQPVLEGQP; encoded by the coding sequence GTGACCCGGCTGCTGCTCACCCACCCGTATCCCAGCGTCCTGCGGGCAGCGGTGGCCGCCCGCTTTGTTCCCCACTTGCAGGTGGTGGTGCCCAATGTGCAGGCTGGGCGCGACCTGCGGGGGGCACTGCGCGGGGCGGGCCAGGCCGTCACCCTCACCCAAGTGGCCCGCGAAGCCCTGCGCACTGCGGGTTGGACGCTCCTGAGTCCCGGGGCTCGCGACGCCTTCTTCAGGCAGATTTTGGCTGACGTGCCCCTGAGCTATTTGGAGCCACTGCAGCTTCGGGGCGGCACCTTGCGCAGCCTGCAGCGCTTGATGGGGGAACTCATGCGCTCGAATGTGCAGCCCGATGCCCTGCTGCGCGTGGCCGCCCCCGGACGCGAGCAGGACGTGGCTCAAACCTACGCGGCGCTGCTGGCCCGCTGCGAGGCAACGAAAACTTACGACAGCGCGGGCAGTGAGTTCTTTGCGGCGCGGCTGACGGCTTCGCTCCTGCCGGCCCGGCCCACCCTGGTCTATGGCTTCGCCTATTTCGACGCGGCGCAAGTGGCGCTGCTCGACCGGTTGTTGGCTCCCGGTTCATTGATCACGCTGCCGTTTACGGCGGGTGTCCGCGGACTGGGCCGAACGCAGGCGACGCTGGAGGCGTTGACCCGGCTGGGTTTTGAGGTCACGCCGCTGGACGGCCCGGCCCGCCTGACGGGGGATCAGGTGATGGCCGCCTACGTGGGTGCTCACGCGGCGCCCACAAGCCTGCACAAAGAAACGTTTCCCGACATCGAAAGTGAAGTCCGGGCCTGTCTGCGGCAGGTGCGGGACTGGGTGGCGAAAGGAACGGCCCCTGAGCGGCTGGCCGTCATCGTCCGCAGCGAGCAGACCTATCTGGGCACCCTGATGGACGTGGCGCGGGAGTACGGGCTCCCGCTGGTGAGTGGCCAGCAGGTGCCGCTGCTGCACACGCCCTTGGGTGGGCTCATTCAGGCCTGGGTAGAGGCCCACACCAAAGAGTGGCGCTACAGCGCGGTTCGCCGCCTGCTCAGCCATCCGCTGCTCGCGCTGTCCTTTGACGCCCTGGCGCGAGGCCGGGCATTGCAACCAGGTTGTCCTGCAGGGCTGACTGCCTGGCATCCTGACCTGGGCTGGTTGGAGGTGCCGGAAGAAACCACCTGGCGCGGGGGCCTCGGTCTCTTGCAGCGCCTGATGGCCGAGTTGGGTGTCTTGGCGCGCTGCAAAAACGACCCAGCCCTGAACGTGGCGCTGAGCCTGCTCCTCGACCGCCTGCAGGCCGAGTCGCGCTGGGAAGGTTCGTGTTCTCAGGGAGCCGTGTTGAACCTGATTGAGCATGCCCTCGAGACGGTGACGGTGCCGGTGCTGCTGGGGCGCAGCGGCGTGCGGGTGGCCACGCCCCTCGCGGCACTGGGCCGCCAGTTCGACTATGTCTGGGTGCTGGGCCTGGCCGATACGCTGTTCCCAGCCCGGACAGTGGATCATCCCCTGATCGACAGTGTCATCCGGGCCCGCTGGACTGAGCAGGGCGTGACCGTGCCCGACGCGTCTACGCTGGCCAGTGTGGAAGAAGCGCTCTTCTTGGGAGCGGTCGCGGGCGCAGGGATTGATCTGGTGGTGAGCCGTCCGCGGCGCGGGGCCGATGGCCGGGAACTGCGTCCCAGCCGCTTCTGGAGCAGGCTGGGTGACGTCAACCCGGCAGAGAGGGCCTCGCCGCTGGGCTCGGAAAGTGAGCGGCACTTGGCCCTGGCCCTGCAGGGTGGGCGGCTGCCAGATGGCCTTGACATCAAGGTGGCCGTCGAGCGTGACCGGGACGCAGGCCTGCCGGGAGCACACGCCGGACAGCTTCAGACCCCTGTTGCGGTCAGTGGATGGCGTTGGAGTCCCACACAACTTCACTCGGCAGGCGCTTGCCGCTACCGCTGGTTTGCCCAGAAGCTGCTGCGGCTGGATGAACCGACTGACCCCGATCAGGGCGAAGACCGCCGGGTGGTGGGCACGCTGCTGCACGCGGCCCTGGAAGGAGCCTTGCAGGGCGAAGCACCCAGTGACACCACGGCCGACCGGGTTCGCCGCGCTGAGACTGCCCTGACTCGCCAAGACCGCCTGTCACGGGCCAGCGGTGAACTGCGTCCTGGCCCCCTCTGGCCCGTTGTGCGCGAGGAGATCCGCCGAACTGCGGTACGTGCCGTCCAAAGTTCCAGTTTCGTGCCGGAAGGCTGGAGGCCATTGCATTTGGAAGCACGCCGCGAGTTTGAGGTGCAGGCCGGGCCACATACCTTCTCGCTGGTGGGCGTGATTGACCGGGTCGACCAGACCCCGGACGGGTTAACCGTGACCGACTACAAGACCGGCTCCTACGTCAGCAAGGTGGTGCACGGCGGCGTCATGAATCTGGAAATCCAGTTGCCGCTGTATATGGCGGCAACTGGAGCCACCGGGGGCCGCTACCTTAGCATCGAACAGGGCCGCCCTCTGCCGCCAGGGGCCGGGCCGGGCGCCGAGGGCCCGCGCAAGAAGTACAGCTGGGGAGAACATCAGACCCGGGTGACCGACTTTTTGGTTGGGTTGGGCGACGCGCTGACGCGGGGCGACGTAGCCCCCAGCCCGGACGACAAGCGTGAAGCGTGTGCCTACTGCAACCTGAAACCAGTGTGTAGAGACCGGGGGCAACCTGTTCTGGAGGGGCAGCCATGA
- a CDS encoding UvrD-helicase domain-containing protein, which yields MTELNTQAASPFTPAQQQAIFASGSVAISAGAGSGKTRVLAERILHLLGTGVRPGQIVAVTFTEAAAAELRERITGVVEARAEEGGVWPELLSALPLMQVSTIHGLCGRVAREHPAESGAGLGFEVLDELEAQAWLGEHLPGVLAELPAATLLAVPSKIRADVLETLLDDPTTAAQALEVAANAAALDPATRALGVWPTVAADWNAALEVLTGLRGPEGDSLEQIRREVLAAAVPAPALAPVLYGVRTALAPHKGSIGKGWAKDDKVAVHAALQSLKALAGRDDLLGEATPDAVAHGAAVLALRDIFSHVTRRLTELKAEQECLTFADLETSADRALAQPQVRAYYAARWTHLLLDEAQDTNPVQWRILSALAGEGVNLTVVGDEKQSIYAFRRADVTVFRAAQADVLARGGELVPMGTSFRTHHRLVETVNAFFRSLMGGPELARPTAARFEALSAHRTAHPFGEDAPSVELYALAGEEDTASLRAAEATLLAGRIQALLLAGGLVHDRSRSEGRPLRLSDIALLFRARTDLKIYENALVRAGLPYVVYGGRGLYDRPEVQDAVSLLGAVADPTVDVALAAVLRGPHAHLTDDVLLEIAQERGTGESLWAAAGRNGRPQVQAAVTLLRELREASVSLSASALLAEADARTGTLLVHAAQPDGLRRVENLRRFQALLRGWAVQGIRDVVGVADHLASLARLGAQEAEALSPHPDAVQLMTIHGSKGLEFPVVIVADALRQGGGPPPKVRFDARLGVALRLPLQDDDLPQWDALEAVAREQELSEAERVAYVAFTRAADLLILSAPASETGKAQERFAAFAGHLPEAGVERHYLSAAEVPSVQPLVLEQGGARPTLKVRSGPGVMLPGSLPATSLATYRQCPRSFAYRHLENRQPLAALWSERREAEAGNPQGRVAGRQIGDAVHRSLEHGWTAAQMAEHFPYLVGPDLQTVVACVQGFASETFAAVNTLPYEREKVIQVQVGSILFEGTVDAFDPASSLVLDYKTDRAVHPEHHLTQLALYAHHLGATEVALAYLRPEVQTLHVFTPEDLQRGWEGIEEAVDRLSQLEFAPTPGPAVCRLCAFRGVCDAASDAPLLPFSKESL from the coding sequence ATGACCGAATTGAACACCCAGGCCGCCAGTCCCTTTACACCCGCGCAGCAGCAGGCCATCTTCGCTTCCGGCAGCGTGGCGATCTCTGCCGGGGCGGGCAGCGGCAAGACCCGCGTGCTGGCCGAGCGCATCCTGCACCTGCTGGGCACAGGAGTGCGGCCTGGACAGATCGTGGCCGTGACCTTTACCGAAGCGGCGGCTGCCGAACTGCGCGAACGGATCACGGGCGTGGTGGAAGCGCGGGCGGAGGAGGGCGGCGTCTGGCCCGAGCTGCTCTCGGCCCTGCCGCTGATGCAGGTCAGCACCATCCACGGCCTGTGCGGACGGGTGGCCCGTGAGCATCCTGCCGAAAGTGGAGCAGGCCTGGGCTTCGAAGTCCTCGATGAATTGGAGGCCCAGGCCTGGTTGGGTGAACATCTGCCTGGCGTCCTGGCCGAACTGCCTGCGGCCACCTTGCTGGCGGTGCCGAGCAAGATCCGTGCCGACGTGCTGGAGACCCTGCTGGATGACCCTACCACCGCCGCTCAGGCTCTGGAGGTGGCCGCGAACGCTGCGGCCCTCGACCCGGCCACCCGAGCCCTGGGAGTGTGGCCGACCGTGGCCGCCGACTGGAACGCGGCGCTGGAGGTGCTGACCGGTCTCCGGGGGCCAGAAGGCGACAGCCTGGAGCAAATTCGCCGGGAGGTGCTGGCCGCTGCCGTGCCTGCCCCTGCTCTCGCTCCCGTCCTGTACGGTGTGCGCACCGCTCTCGCTCCACACAAAGGCAGCATCGGCAAAGGCTGGGCCAAAGACGACAAGGTTGCCGTGCATGCGGCGCTGCAGAGCCTCAAGGCGCTGGCCGGCCGGGACGACCTGTTGGGCGAAGCTACGCCCGACGCCGTAGCACACGGAGCAGCCGTGCTGGCGCTGAGAGACATCTTCAGTCACGTCACCCGCCGCCTGACTGAACTCAAGGCCGAGCAGGAGTGCCTGACTTTTGCCGATCTCGAGACTTCCGCCGACCGGGCGCTGGCCCAGCCGCAGGTGCGGGCCTATTACGCTGCGCGCTGGACGCACCTGCTGCTCGATGAGGCGCAGGACACCAACCCGGTGCAGTGGCGCATTCTTTCGGCACTGGCCGGAGAGGGGGTCAACCTCACGGTGGTGGGCGACGAGAAGCAGTCCATCTATGCCTTCCGGCGGGCGGACGTGACCGTGTTCCGGGCGGCCCAGGCCGACGTGCTGGCACGCGGCGGGGAACTCGTGCCGATGGGCACGTCGTTCCGCACACATCACCGCCTGGTCGAGACCGTCAATGCTTTCTTCCGCAGCCTGATGGGGGGGCCGGAGTTGGCACGGCCCACGGCGGCCCGCTTCGAGGCCCTGAGCGCCCACCGGACGGCCCATCCCTTCGGGGAGGACGCGCCCAGTGTGGAGCTGTATGCCCTGGCCGGAGAGGAGGATACCGCCAGTCTGCGGGCCGCGGAAGCCACGCTGCTGGCGGGGCGCATCCAAGCGTTGCTGCTGGCGGGCGGCTTGGTGCATGACCGCAGCCGTTCAGAGGGGCGGCCCCTGCGCTTGTCGGACATCGCCCTGCTGTTCCGGGCCCGAACCGACTTGAAAATCTACGAAAACGCGCTCGTGCGGGCGGGGCTGCCTTATGTGGTGTACGGCGGCCGGGGTCTGTATGACCGCCCTGAAGTGCAGGATGCCGTGAGCCTGTTGGGGGCAGTGGCCGACCCCACGGTCGATGTGGCGTTGGCCGCCGTGCTGCGTGGCCCACACGCGCACCTGACTGATGACGTGCTCCTGGAAATCGCCCAGGAGCGAGGGACAGGGGAGAGCCTCTGGGCCGCGGCGGGCCGCAATGGCCGCCCACAGGTGCAGGCTGCCGTGACCCTGCTGCGGGAGCTGCGCGAAGCCAGCGTGAGCCTGAGTGCCTCGGCGCTGCTGGCTGAAGCGGACGCCCGGACAGGCACCCTGCTGGTGCATGCTGCGCAACCGGACGGCCTGCGCCGGGTCGAGAATCTTCGCCGCTTTCAGGCCCTGCTGCGGGGCTGGGCCGTGCAGGGGATCCGCGATGTGGTGGGCGTGGCCGATCACCTCGCCAGCCTCGCGCGCCTGGGGGCGCAGGAGGCTGAAGCCCTCAGCCCCCACCCGGACGCTGTGCAGCTGATGACCATTCACGGCAGCAAAGGCCTGGAATTCCCAGTCGTCATCGTGGCCGACGCACTGCGGCAGGGAGGCGGGCCGCCCCCGAAGGTGCGCTTCGATGCCCGCCTGGGTGTAGCCCTGCGCCTGCCGCTGCAGGACGACGATCTGCCGCAGTGGGACGCGCTGGAGGCAGTGGCCCGCGAGCAGGAACTCAGCGAAGCCGAGCGGGTGGCCTACGTTGCCTTCACGCGAGCGGCAGACCTGCTGATCCTGAGCGCCCCGGCCAGCGAAACAGGAAAAGCTCAGGAACGCTTCGCCGCCTTTGCCGGCCACCTGCCGGAGGCGGGCGTGGAGCGGCATTACCTGAGCGCGGCAGAGGTGCCCTCGGTGCAGCCTCTCGTCCTAGAGCAGGGTGGGGCGCGTCCTACCCTCAAGGTGCGCAGCGGCCCTGGCGTCATGCTGCCCGGCAGCCTCCCCGCCACCAGCCTCGCGACCTACCGGCAGTGCCCGCGCAGCTTTGCCTACCGCCATCTGGAAAACCGTCAGCCGCTGGCAGCCCTCTGGAGTGAGCGCCGGGAGGCTGAGGCCGGCAATCCGCAGGGCCGGGTAGCCGGCCGGCAAATCGGGGACGCCGTCCACCGCTCTCTTGAGCACGGCTGGACAGCGGCGCAGATGGCCGAGCACTTTCCTTACTTGGTCGGCCCAGACCTTCAGACGGTGGTGGCCTGTGTGCAGGGCTTTGCCTCGGAGACCTTTGCAGCGGTGAACACCCTGCCCTACGAGCGGGAGAAGGTCATTCAGGTGCAGGTCGGTTCTATCCTGTTCGAGGGCACGGTGGATGCCTTTGATCCGGCCAGCAGCCTGGTACTGGACTACAAGACCGACCGGGCGGTGCATCCGGAACACCACCTGACTCAACTCGCGCTCTACGCGCATCACCTGGGGGCCACTGAAGTCGCTCTGGCCTACCTGCGGCCTGAGGTTCAGACATTGCATGTGTTCACGCCGGAGGATTTGCAGCGTGGATGGGAAGGGATTGAGGAAGCGGTCGACCGCCTGAGCCAATTGGAGTTCGCGCCGACACCGGGGCCAGCTGTTTGCCGCCTGTGTGCCTTTCGGGGCGTGTGTGACGCGGCCTCTGACGCTCCCCTTCTGCCGTTTTCAAAGGAGTCCCTATGA